The Deltaproteobacteria bacterium genome contains the following window.
TGAGCCGTAAACAACATCAGCATCACCATTAACTATTGGACTTATCAAATTGGGATATTCGGATGGATCATATTCAAGATCGGCATCCTGTATAATCACGATATCCCCGCTTACATGCTGCTGGGCCGTCCTTATTGCTGCACCCTTGCCTTTGTTCTTTTCATGATACAGGAATACATGATTATCCTGTCCTGCTTTTTCCTTTTCTGCTAATTTTAAAATATCACGTGTTCCATCTGTAGAGAAATCATCGACCATGATGATTTCTTTATCGAGTGCAACTGATTCTACCCTCTTTAAGAGTTCCTGAATTGTGGTAACTTCATTATAAACAGGTATAATTACAGAAAGTTTCATTTAGTTCTTCGCCTTTATGTGAGTTTTTTCTATATTATTTTTAAAG
Protein-coding sequences here:
- a CDS encoding glycosyltransferase family 2 protein, which gives rise to MKLSVIIPVYNEVTTIQELLKRVESVALDKEIIMVDDFSTDGTRDILKLAEKEKAGQDNHVFLYHEKNKGKGAAIRTAQQHVSGDIVIIQDADLEYDPSEYPNLISPIVNGDADVVYGSRFAGYPRRVLLFRHTLANHFLTFLSNLFTNINLTDMETCYKVFRADIFKIIPIRSNRFGFEPEITAKVSKIGCRIYEVPISYKGRTLEEGKKIGWKDGIIALWTIVKYGFFF